One window from the genome of Rufibacter tibetensis encodes:
- a CDS encoding ferritin-like domain-containing protein, giving the protein MAKNTNSVPEQEVLQGLNNPFNRRSFLRYTGAGMAVSALLLAGCDDDDDTTTPNTTGTVNLGSNDVGILNYAYALEQLEAAFYTAVVALPNFSTLFPSAVERQVLTDIRNHEVAHREFFKAAITANAANQIIPSLTPNLPASALASRASILSTAKTFEDLGVAAYNGAGKLLTNATFLGLAGKIVSVEARHAAEIRDMIENGTFASGDSGIIPGRMIVDANGLDVALTPAQVLAAAQPFIMEKLNGSNLPTT; this is encoded by the coding sequence ATGGCAAAAAACACAAATTCAGTTCCTGAGCAGGAAGTATTGCAGGGATTGAACAACCCTTTCAATCGCCGTTCCTTTCTCCGCTATACCGGAGCCGGCATGGCTGTTTCAGCGCTTTTACTTGCAGGCTGTGATGATGACGATGACACCACCACTCCCAACACAACGGGCACCGTTAACTTAGGTAGTAATGATGTAGGAATCTTAAACTATGCGTATGCGCTGGAGCAGTTAGAAGCTGCTTTCTATACTGCAGTAGTAGCCCTTCCAAACTTCTCCACCCTTTTCCCTAGTGCTGTTGAAAGACAGGTACTAACTGACATCAGAAATCACGAGGTAGCCCACCGCGAATTCTTTAAAGCTGCTATCACAGCTAACGCGGCAAACCAGATTATTCCAAGTTTAACGCCAAATCTTCCAGCCAGTGCTCTGGCAAGCCGTGCCTCTATCTTATCAACGGCTAAAACCTTTGAAGACTTAGGTGTGGCTGCCTATAACGGAGCCGGCAAACTTCTTACAAATGCTACCTTCTTAGGTCTTGCCGGTAAAATTGTTTCAGTTGAAGCAAGACACGCCGCCGAGATCAGAGACATGATTGAGAATGGCACCTTTGCCAGCGGCGATTCAGGTATTATCCCGGGCCGTATGATTGTAGATGCCAATGGTCTGGATGTAGCCCTTACGCCTGCCCAGGTATTGGCTGCAGCCCAGCCTTTTATTATGGAAAAACTCAACGGAAGCAATTTGCCAACTACCTAA
- the aroC gene encoding chorismate synthase: protein MSNTYGSIFRITTFGESHGTAVGVIVDGCPAGLPITIEEIQAALDRRRPGQSKITTPRDEKDQVQILSGIFNGQTQGTPIALAVFNKDQASHDYTHIEKAYRPSHADYTYTAKYGSRDHRGGGRSSARETLARVAAGVLAQKFLALQGIQITSYVSQVGSIYAPADYTQLDLSQVDNTIVRCPHPETAQAMIQLIEETRDKLDTVGGVVSCVIKGVPAGLGEPVFDKLHAELGKAMLSINAVKGFEYGSGFEGVSMYGSQHNDVFYTDEDGQVKTRTNHSGGIQGGISNGQDIYFKVAFKPVATILQPQSSIDQSGQEITLQGKGRHDPCVLPRAVPIVDAMAALVLADFVLRQRANKVD from the coding sequence ATGAGTAACACATACGGATCCATTTTCCGGATCACCACCTTTGGGGAATCGCACGGTACGGCCGTAGGCGTAATTGTGGATGGCTGCCCCGCCGGATTGCCTATCACCATTGAGGAGATACAGGCCGCTTTGGACCGCCGTCGTCCCGGACAGTCAAAGATCACCACACCCCGTGATGAGAAAGACCAGGTTCAGATTCTGTCAGGCATTTTTAATGGACAAACGCAGGGAACCCCTATTGCATTAGCAGTTTTCAACAAGGACCAGGCAAGCCATGACTATACTCACATAGAGAAAGCCTACCGCCCTTCCCACGCAGATTACACCTATACTGCAAAATACGGTTCCCGCGATCACCGCGGAGGCGGGCGTAGCTCGGCCCGGGAAACCTTGGCCCGGGTAGCGGCTGGAGTGTTGGCGCAAAAGTTTCTGGCTTTGCAAGGCATTCAAATTACCTCTTATGTTTCTCAGGTAGGTTCTATCTATGCTCCGGCAGATTACACCCAACTTGACCTGAGCCAGGTGGACAATACCATTGTACGCTGTCCTCACCCAGAGACTGCCCAGGCTATGATTCAGCTCATAGAAGAAACCCGTGACAAACTAGATACCGTAGGCGGAGTAGTTTCCTGCGTCATCAAGGGAGTGCCCGCAGGCTTGGGTGAGCCTGTTTTTGACAAACTGCACGCAGAACTAGGTAAGGCCATGCTTAGCATCAATGCCGTGAAAGGTTTTGAGTACGGAAGTGGTTTTGAGGGCGTGAGCATGTACGGCTCCCAGCATAATGATGTCTTCTACACCGATGAAGACGGACAGGTAAAAACCCGCACCAATCATTCCGGCGGAATTCAGGGAGGTATCTCTAACGGACAGGATATTTATTTCAAAGTAGCTTTCAAACCCGTGGCAACCATTTTGCAGCCGCAAAGCAGCATTGACCAAAGTGGGCAGGAGATTACGCTACAAGGCAAAGGGCGCCATGACCCTTGTGTTCTGCCTAGAGCCGTGCCTATTGTAGATGCCATGGCAGCCTTGGTGCTGGCAGACTTTGTGTTGCGCCAAAGAGCAAATAAAGTGGACTAA
- a CDS encoding BatD family protein — translation MKYAVILFVWLMGCASWCSAQDHTIEYGPAAIPIDQYFTISLKSPGTKPTKVEGFPEIEGMQKSTQKSFTTKITKGTQTSFVYTLTQQYAPLKEGEVIVKPFALVVDGKTVPAPGIKVKVGPSAPPLTGKPLDSLAAAKGTPATPEFVDVKENAFLTLHVPKKSCYVGEAVPVSLWFYVAEADLGLLDFVDFETQIGAIVQQLKQRSALEEVVLQEEILPEKIKIGEKDFTRYKLYEAILFPITPQALRFPAVGLRMTKYKIAKNPTLLTQNRLPESKTYNTQSREVTVKSLPPHPLRDQVAVGVFRLKEQMSRSTVTLNQNLVYHFRIEGEGNIMTLPVPQSIGISSELEIYSPEIRQTKQVQQGRMVGSKTFRYFIVGRQAGVFPLRELFQWVYFNPVTARYDTLRPSFTVQVRGQEDQNSFIRAQDVGDFYNIAATESNQLISIDQFREVRFYTNVVLGVLLGVALFIFILKRK, via the coding sequence ATGAAATACGCGGTAATCTTGTTTGTTTGGCTGATGGGCTGTGCCTCCTGGTGCAGTGCGCAGGACCACACCATAGAATACGGTCCGGCCGCCATTCCCATTGACCAATATTTCACTATTTCATTAAAGTCTCCGGGTACTAAACCCACTAAGGTAGAGGGCTTTCCCGAAATTGAGGGAATGCAGAAGAGCACCCAAAAATCTTTTACTACAAAAATCACCAAAGGCACTCAAACCTCCTTTGTGTACACCCTAACACAGCAATATGCCCCGCTAAAAGAAGGAGAGGTGATAGTTAAGCCCTTTGCCTTGGTAGTGGACGGCAAAACTGTACCTGCCCCGGGCATTAAAGTGAAAGTAGGTCCCTCAGCACCACCTCTCACTGGAAAACCCCTGGACAGCCTGGCAGCGGCAAAGGGTACACCGGCAACCCCCGAGTTTGTGGACGTAAAGGAAAATGCATTTCTTACCCTGCACGTGCCCAAGAAAAGCTGCTATGTGGGGGAGGCGGTACCAGTCTCCTTGTGGTTTTATGTGGCAGAGGCAGACTTGGGGCTGCTGGACTTTGTGGACTTTGAGACTCAGATAGGAGCCATTGTACAGCAATTGAAGCAGAGAAGCGCCCTGGAAGAAGTGGTGCTGCAAGAGGAGATTCTGCCAGAGAAGATCAAAATAGGGGAGAAGGACTTTACCCGGTACAAACTTTATGAGGCTATCTTGTTTCCCATTACCCCCCAAGCACTCAGGTTCCCCGCGGTGGGGCTGCGGATGACCAAATACAAGATCGCCAAAAATCCCACCTTGCTTACGCAGAACCGACTACCTGAATCTAAGACCTACAACACACAAAGCAGAGAAGTGACAGTAAAGTCTTTGCCTCCGCATCCCCTGCGAGACCAGGTGGCGGTAGGGGTGTTCAGGTTGAAAGAGCAGATGTCCCGCAGTACGGTTACGTTAAACCAAAACCTAGTGTACCACTTCAGGATTGAGGGCGAGGGTAATATCATGACCTTGCCAGTGCCGCAGAGTATAGGGATCTCCAGTGAACTGGAAATTTATTCTCCCGAAATCAGGCAAACCAAGCAGGTGCAGCAGGGACGCATGGTGGGCAGCAAAACGTTCCGGTATTTTATTGTGGGCCGTCAGGCGGGCGTGTTTCCGCTGCGGGAGCTGTTCCAGTGGGTGTATTTTAACCCGGTTACGGCCCGTTATGACACGCTGCGGCCTTCCTTTACTGTGCAGGTGCGAGGGCAGGAAGATCAAAATAGTTTTATCAGGGCACAAGATGTGGGCGATTTTTACAATATTGCCGCTACAGAAAGCAATCAGCTCATCAGCATTGACCAGTTCAGGGAAGTGCGCTTCTATACTAATGTGGTATTGGGCGTATTGCTGGGGGTAGCCCTGTTTATTTTCATACTAAAAAGAAAATGA
- a CDS encoding ferritin-like domain-containing protein — MNIFNILKEVEKVDPEIFDRLDPRRAVFKHFGGFGKKLAAAAVPIAFGSMLNKAYGQTAMPSVRDVLEFALKLENLEYFFYRRAADTNIFANAAGKTAFTVIRDHEEDHVNFLRTAISGMGGAAPTTYTDANFDWTAKGTLGNATFTNYPTMLAVAQAFEDTGVRAYKGAAPALMSNDGVLQAALQIHSVEARHAAHLRRMRRDMANGVATNKPWITMKDRGGLPAAFQGIYDGEEVTTQAGVNIVGTFGGIAIDANAASEAFDEPLTVAQVNSIVAPFIK, encoded by the coding sequence ATGAATATCTTTAATATATTAAAAGAAGTAGAAAAAGTAGATCCAGAAATCTTTGACCGGCTGGATCCACGTCGCGCTGTATTCAAACACTTCGGCGGATTTGGAAAGAAACTAGCGGCTGCCGCAGTTCCAATTGCCTTTGGTTCTATGCTTAACAAAGCATACGGACAAACCGCCATGCCTTCTGTACGTGATGTCTTAGAGTTCGCCCTGAAACTGGAGAACCTGGAATATTTCTTCTACAGACGTGCCGCTGATACCAACATCTTCGCTAATGCCGCTGGTAAAACAGCCTTTACGGTGATTAGAGACCATGAAGAAGATCACGTTAACTTCCTGCGCACTGCTATTTCAGGCATGGGAGGCGCTGCGCCAACCACTTATACTGATGCTAACTTTGACTGGACGGCTAAAGGTACTTTGGGCAATGCTACCTTCACTAACTATCCAACCATGCTGGCGGTAGCCCAGGCATTTGAAGATACCGGAGTAAGAGCTTACAAAGGAGCAGCACCTGCCCTTATGAGCAATGACGGTGTACTACAGGCAGCTTTGCAGATTCACTCTGTTGAAGCAAGACACGCGGCACACCTTCGCCGTATGCGCAGAGACATGGCTAACGGAGTTGCTACTAACAAGCCATGGATCACCATGAAAGACAGAGGCGGACTTCCTGCTGCTTTCCAGGGAATCTATGATGGCGAAGAAGTAACCACGCAAGCGGGCGTAAACATAGTAGGTACTTTTGGCGGAATAGCCATTGATGCCAACGCCGCTTCAGAGGCATTTGATGAGCCATTGACCGTTGCACAGGTAAATTCCATTGTGGCACCGTTCATTAAATAA
- the queG gene encoding tRNA epoxyqueuosine(34) reductase QueG yields MFNLAPKHTQIIKQKAQELGFMYCGVSKAEFLEEEAPRLESWLNQNMHGQMHYMANHFDKRLDPRLLVDGAKSVVSLLLNYFPEETQPEDTFKISKYAYGQDYHFVIKDKLKTLFQYIQEEIGEVGGRVFVDSAPVMDKVWAKKSGLGWVGKNSNLIRPGVGSFFFIAELILDLELEPDGPIKDYCGTCTKCMDACPTDAISAPYVVDGSKCISYFTIELKDQIPQEVEGKFGNWVFGCDICQDVCPWNRFSKAHREPAFAPHPELLHLTSNDWVELTQEVFRDIFRKSAVKRTGFEGLTRNLRFVANEPADLSSDRVSEDLV; encoded by the coding sequence ATGTTTAATCTCGCCCCAAAACATACCCAAATCATCAAGCAGAAAGCCCAGGAACTTGGGTTTATGTACTGTGGTGTGTCTAAAGCTGAGTTTTTAGAAGAAGAGGCACCTAGGCTGGAAAGTTGGCTGAATCAGAACATGCATGGTCAAATGCACTACATGGCCAACCACTTTGACAAGCGCCTTGATCCGCGCCTGTTGGTTGACGGTGCCAAATCTGTAGTGAGCTTGCTGTTGAATTACTTTCCTGAGGAAACCCAACCTGAGGACACGTTTAAGATTTCTAAATACGCGTACGGCCAGGATTACCACTTTGTAATCAAAGACAAGCTAAAAACGCTCTTCCAGTACATACAGGAAGAGATTGGCGAAGTAGGCGGGCGGGTGTTTGTGGACTCCGCACCAGTAATGGATAAGGTATGGGCGAAGAAAAGCGGTTTGGGTTGGGTAGGGAAAAACAGTAACCTCATCAGACCAGGGGTAGGCAGTTTCTTCTTCATTGCCGAATTGATCCTGGATTTGGAATTAGAGCCTGATGGTCCAATCAAAGACTATTGCGGTACCTGTACTAAGTGCATGGACGCCTGTCCAACAGATGCTATCTCGGCGCCTTACGTGGTAGACGGAAGCAAATGCATTTCCTATTTCACTATTGAGTTGAAAGACCAGATTCCGCAGGAAGTAGAAGGGAAGTTTGGTAATTGGGTGTTTGGCTGTGACATCTGCCAGGATGTATGCCCCTGGAACAGATTCAGTAAGGCGCACCGCGAGCCGGCTTTTGCGCCTCACCCAGAGTTGCTCCACCTTACATCAAACGATTGGGTGGAGCTTACTCAAGAGGTGTTCAGAGATATTTTCAGAAAATCAGCCGTAAAACGCACGGGGTTTGAAGGATTAACCAGGAACCTGCGTTTTGTGGCAAACGAACCAGCCGACTTAAGCAGCGACCGCGTTTCCGAAGACCTTGTCTAA
- a CDS encoding RidA family protein, which translates to MNKMLFTLLFTILAFTAKAQEKNNAVSGQAPKVLRPNQEWNYAQAYRSGNLLYISGTVASGPMDKAIEQVYRTLQATLKQYNLNFTHVVKENLYTTNMEETSKHHLVRKKFYGTHTPAATWVQVVRLLEPNVVIEVELVAEIKKTE; encoded by the coding sequence ATGAACAAGATGCTCTTTACCCTACTTTTCACCATACTGGCCTTTACTGCAAAGGCGCAGGAAAAAAACAATGCTGTATCTGGTCAAGCGCCTAAAGTATTAAGACCCAACCAAGAATGGAATTATGCACAAGCCTACCGAAGCGGTAATCTCCTGTATATTTCCGGCACGGTGGCAAGTGGGCCGATGGACAAAGCCATTGAGCAGGTATACCGCACCTTGCAAGCCACGTTGAAACAGTATAACCTAAATTTCACGCATGTGGTGAAGGAAAATTTGTATACCACCAACATGGAAGAGACGTCTAAACACCACTTGGTTCGGAAGAAATTTTATGGCACCCATACTCCGGCTGCTACGTGGGTACAGGTCGTCCGGCTTTTAGAGCCAAATGTGGTGATAGAAGTAGAATTAGTTGCCGAGATCAAGAAAACAGAATAA